ATGTGCTCTGCTTCCTTCTTAACGTCTTTAAACACGCCCTTACACCAGAGGTCGAAGTCAGGGAGTAGCTGAGGACAGTGGGCCACAAGGTAGGCGCAATACCGTGACAGGTGAGTAGCAACAATCTTGTGGTCAGAGGGAGGAAGCTGTGGGTCTGATCTTACTTCAAGGATGCTCGTGGGTCGTGGCGATGTGACACACAAGCATGATGTCAGCTGTACCTTTGGCGCCATTGAACGTCCAAAGTAGGCTGTCGCCGACTTGTAGCTGCTGCAGGATCTTGGGCAGAGATGGCACGCCATTGTTTCCGGCTCGCACATGCCTTCTCAATGCATGGATGATAGCAACCTTCACCGCTGTTGGTACCTTCTTCTTTTGGTCAGGAAGATTAATGAGACGACGAAGAAGAGCCACTGGAGTTTTCCTTGGGTGGAGCACTATGACTGAGCACAAGTACATTTTGTCCTCCCAATGTTTCAACATCTTGCATCTACACTGCAATAGATTGCCAACCCATTTCTTCGTGGTAGGAGATTGTTGCCAAGAAGCATTGTTTATATAGCAGCGGATAAGGGCTATTTTTGTCCAGTTAGAGCAGATGTACGAAGCAATCTCTCTCATCTCAGCAAGCAAAACTAGTGCAGCAAGTGAACACAGTGACATGCGTTCAAACAATACACTTCTGAAGTGCCTATACTCATCAGTGCCGTTGCAGTGCTTGTAACAAGCTAACTGTGGTTCACCAAAAGTACCATATTTGACCACTGTGAGAAAAACTATGGAAAATATGCAGTAACTGATGCTTAAGAGTGAAATAAATATGTTCAAAATGGGCAGCCAACTCTTTGAGTATGAAACTGGGAGTGAAGAATAATAATAATCATGAAGAAAAGTAAGCTCATGTGCAATCACCCCAAGTACCCTTTCCTCATCTCTCTCCTCGAGCAATACAAGCCGTAAAAAGTTACGGGCCTTCATGAAGCCAGCATCAGCAATTGTGTACCTTGCAAATCGACACCGTAGCAACTTGAACAATGCGAACGAAAAGCATACATCTTTAAGCAGATGTGCTGTCGAGGTCGGAAGCATGACGCAGATCTGCCAAACTTTGTCCATGGTGAGTATGCCATTGTTTATACTTGTCCTATGACCTCTATTGGATATCCATTTGAAGGTATAACCATGAGGCTGTTTCTGTACTGATTCAGCATCCTCTCCCGTGACTATAAGTGGGGGAGGTCTTGCTAGATCTACGTGGTGGCTTCTATCTTGTAACTGCTCCATGTATCCAACAATAAGACGAGGATTGTGTGCAAGTGTTAATGATTGTCTGGCCTTGTACCATGAATAATACTTCAAAAGTAATTTGGCAAAGATAAGAGCCCATGGTGCAAAAATAAACCAAGGAGAATCCAGATGATATTGTGGAACTGCGATGGCCATAAGGTAAGAAATCCATATTGCTTCAACAAGAAATACCGCAGGGGGTGCAATGTCTCGAGCTTCTCTAGCATCTCCAGCAACTATTACAGCAGTATTGATACCGACAATCTGAACAAGACCAGACCATACTAAGACACCCAGGATGATTGGGTAGCAAACCATAGAAATGGTTTCCAAATTCCTCCCAAATGGAACGGCGATGGCACGCTGATTACTAGTGGTGGAGACAATATAGGAGACGGTGGGTAGAAACAACATGGTCACACCAAGGAAGAGGTAGCGGGTCAATGGATGGTGGCGATAGCGATGGCCGTAGGCGCCTATGCCGACCATGACTCCCATCAAGACAGTGTGCACTACCAGAAGAGCGTTGACTCGCAGCAACTGCCCATCCACGTGCTTAGTGAAGGCCGCAAGTGCATCTTGATCAACGGAGCAGTTCATGATCGACCTGATTGTCAGTTTGAACATCAGTACAAGTTGTTAAGAGATGCACAAGACATGCTCCACTGGAAAAAGGCACCAACAAGATTTACCTCAAGGTGGCGATGGAGCGCACAAAATAAGATGTGCACCTCCTTCCCCGCAGAGAAAATAAGATGTGCACCTCAATGGACTTGGATTTTTTCTCCTGATTGCGCTCTGCGTTCGGAGGATAATTAAGGACCTAATTAAGGGCCTCTCCTTTTCAATTTTGCCTGCTTTGAGTCTATCGGGAATGATGACAGTGGAATGGATTCGTTCCTTGTTGCTTttgtgctggactgctggtgcttTGCCCTTTCCTCATTCCTGCGTGCTGCACACTTGTGCCGCCTCCTTTATTTCCGAACGTAGCTGGCGCGCAGGACAAGGACCTGCTAAAACATATCTACTCTCTATATCTGTCATTAGCTCAGTTAGAACATCTATATATGACAAGCTATTTCCTGGCTTGTTACTAAGAAGGGGATAGAGAAAGTAATTATAAATAAACTTACGCAAAGTAACGAGCTCTCCAACAAAGTGTTTCTTAGCCTATTACTAATACCAGTGGATTGTAGTCCTGGCCGGAGACGCACATGAAGATATGGAGCGTGATAATCTATCATATCGGCGGGGAAAATTCTAATGAGTGACATTCCATGGGAGCAGCGAAAAAATAATTCATTGGTTCTAGTTCTAGCTAGTAGAGGCGAAAAAACCCGTGAAGAACAAAAGAATAAATATTTGGTTGGTTTTTGCTCCGGTTCATGGCGAGAAGGATGGCAAgagatttcacaaaaaaaaaaaggATGGCAAGAGGAAAGCAAtagaagagaaaaaagaaaagctATGGGGTGATCCTCCTCcttgaaaaataaaatctactaCCCGGCCCGAGGGCCCATGCACGTAGTACGTGAGAATCAACCAGGTGGTCTCTGCTTTATTCGTAGATTGAAGCTTGCAATCAGTGGCGTCATGCTTTAATTTCTCCTTTGTATCTTTCCGTAAAACAAGACTTGGTTGTGATCCTCAAGCCAGCAAGAACGTGCCTGTCCTACGACACCAATCATAAAAAAAGTAGTGCTACTAAAACAAAGCAGACGATGGACGCGCATGCAGAGCAGAGATCCACTTTGCTTTGGTCTCAGCAGAAAGCAATGGCCCTTGTCGCCGTTGCCGTGCTCCTCGCCGTCTGCGCGGACGGTGCAGGTCTCAGCAGAAAGAAAATGAAGGGTGGATTCAAAGTTATTTGTTACATCTTGGAGCGTAGAGAAGGTTCCAAAGTTGAACTGTACTGCATGAAGTTATTTGTACATAATTACAGCTGCGTAAAGAgca
The window above is part of the Triticum aestivum cultivar Chinese Spring chromosome 2A, IWGSC CS RefSeq v2.1, whole genome shotgun sequence genome. Proteins encoded here:
- the LOC123186914 gene encoding uncharacterized protein → MNCSVDQDALAAFTKHVDGQLLRVNALLVVHTVLMGVMVGIGAYGHRYRHHPLTRYLFLGVTMLFLPTVSYIVSTTSNQRAIAVPFGRNLETISMVCYPIILGVLVWSGLVQIVGINTAVIVAGDAREARDIAPPAVFLVEAIWISYLMAIAVPQYHLDSPWFIFAPWALIFAKLLLKYYSWYKARQSLTLAHNPRLIVGYMEQLQDRSHHVDLARPPPLIVTGEDAESVQKQPHGYTFKWISNRGHRTSINNGILTMDKVWQICVMLPTSTAHLLKDVCFSFALFKLLRCRFARYTIADAGFMKARNFLRLVLLEERDEERVLGVIAHELTFLHDYYYSSLPVSYSKSWLPILNIFISLLSISYCIFSIVFLTVVKYGTFGEPQLACYKHCNGTDEYRHFRSVLFERMSLCSLAALVLLAEMREIASYICSNWTKIALIRCYINNASWQQSPTTKKWVGNLLQCRCKMLKHWEDKMYLCSVIVLHPRKTPVALLRRLINLPDQKKKVPTAVKVAIIHALRRHVRAGNNGVPSLPKILQQLQVGDSLLWTFNGAKGTADIMLVCHIATTHEHP